A genomic stretch from Fodinibius salinus includes:
- a CDS encoding RsmG family class I SAM-dependent methyltransferase — translation MKHISVNRHNVPRETFSAVDDLVDKYQEELKSFLDHLLWWNKRVNLVSRSVSRETVWEHIRHSLLLSQLEVFLSADLIMDTGTGGGLPGLPLAITHPKKHLLLNDLVTKKCLAIKQIAKKMEVNNIGIVDGSVEQIQQDQPFLLISKHAFKINELYQMTQHLPWTSMVFYKGEDLSNELENISAPLEINSYSLSTEEKFYEGKSIVVVNRL, via the coding sequence GTGAAACATATCTCAGTAAATCGACACAATGTTCCACGTGAAACATTTAGCGCTGTTGATGATCTGGTCGACAAATACCAAGAAGAGCTTAAAAGCTTTCTCGATCACTTATTGTGGTGGAATAAACGAGTAAATCTTGTGAGTCGGAGTGTTTCACGTGAAACAGTTTGGGAGCACATCCGCCACTCACTGCTATTATCGCAATTAGAGGTGTTTTTATCTGCTGATCTTATAATGGATACTGGCACGGGTGGCGGGCTTCCAGGGCTTCCTTTGGCTATTACTCATCCGAAAAAACACCTGCTCTTAAATGATCTGGTTACCAAGAAGTGCTTAGCTATTAAACAAATAGCTAAAAAAATGGAAGTAAATAATATTGGGATTGTTGATGGTTCTGTAGAACAGATTCAGCAAGACCAACCCTTTCTTTTGATTTCCAAACATGCGTTTAAAATAAATGAGCTATATCAGATGACGCAACATCTTCCCTGGACTAGTATGGTTTTTTACAAGGGAGAAGATCTTAGCAATGAACTGGAAAATATTTCCGCGCCTCTTGAAATAAATTCTTACTCCCTTTCAACTGAAGAAAAATTCTACGAAGGAAAGTCAATAGTGGTTGTTAATCGTTTATAA
- the mnmG gene encoding tRNA uridine-5-carboxymethylaminomethyl(34) synthesis enzyme MnmG, with translation MDSLYSSYDVIVVGAGHAGSEAAGAAAEIGAKTLLITMDLDAIAKMSCNPAIGGIAKGQLVREIDALGGLMGKVADKSGVQYRILNTSKGPAMWSPRCQSDRALYSKTMRLELEKKENLHFRQDNVVDVLTTEDGKKATGVRTSTGQTFEAQTVILTTGTFGNGLMHIGETQMGGGRSGERASIGISAALEDLGFEVGRLKTGTPPRIDGRSINYEKMDIQYGDEEPNAFSFMTESLPTREEQLTCWICDTNEEVHEVLRSGFDRSPMFNGTIDSTGPRYCPSIEDKINRFSEKDSHQLFLEPEGWNTYEMYLNGFSTSLPEDVQYKALRTIPGFEDAIMLRPGYAIEYDYFPPYQIRRSMETKITKGLFFAGQINGTTGYEEAACQGLMAGINAARKTQDKDEFILKRSEAYIGVLIDDLITKGTEEPYRMFTSRAEHRILLRQDNADLRLTELGHKIGLASDERFEAFKTKKEAIDKIHDLVADYTVYPEKMDPMLKERGTSTLSQPVKAKTLIPRPELSIRNIFEADPELKEKALEITTDGLVFEQVEIQIKYAGYIEKEFEMVEEMKKQEDTLIPDELNYDKINSLSAEGKEKMDRIRPETLGQASRISGVSPSDVSVLMVYLDN, from the coding sequence ATGGATTCTCTGTACTCTTCTTATGATGTAATTGTAGTGGGTGCCGGCCATGCCGGTAGTGAAGCTGCCGGAGCTGCCGCCGAAATTGGTGCAAAAACCCTGCTTATTACAATGGATCTAGACGCCATTGCTAAAATGTCGTGCAACCCCGCTATTGGCGGTATAGCTAAGGGACAACTGGTACGTGAAATTGATGCGCTTGGCGGACTTATGGGTAAGGTTGCTGATAAATCTGGAGTGCAGTATCGTATACTCAATACCAGCAAAGGACCTGCAATGTGGAGTCCTCGCTGCCAGAGTGACCGCGCGCTCTACAGTAAGACGATGCGACTGGAACTCGAGAAAAAAGAAAACCTTCATTTTCGACAGGATAATGTGGTAGATGTGTTGACCACAGAAGACGGGAAAAAAGCAACCGGTGTCCGCACTTCTACCGGTCAAACTTTTGAGGCACAAACCGTTATACTAACAACTGGTACTTTTGGAAATGGACTTATGCATATCGGCGAAACCCAGATGGGTGGCGGTCGCTCTGGCGAACGCGCTTCCATCGGAATTTCTGCTGCACTCGAAGACCTAGGCTTTGAAGTAGGACGATTAAAAACTGGCACCCCGCCACGTATTGACGGCCGATCTATCAACTATGAAAAGATGGATATACAGTATGGTGATGAAGAGCCTAATGCCTTTTCTTTTATGACTGAATCACTACCCACGCGCGAAGAGCAACTCACCTGCTGGATTTGCGATACCAATGAAGAAGTCCATGAAGTGTTGCGCTCTGGCTTTGACCGCAGCCCCATGTTTAATGGCACTATTGACTCCACCGGACCGCGATACTGTCCCAGTATTGAGGATAAAATCAATCGGTTTTCTGAAAAAGACAGTCATCAGCTCTTTTTAGAGCCTGAAGGATGGAACACCTATGAAATGTATCTTAACGGATTTTCAACTTCCTTGCCCGAAGATGTACAATATAAAGCTCTTCGCACCATTCCGGGCTTTGAAGATGCTATTATGCTGCGTCCCGGCTATGCTATTGAATACGATTACTTTCCTCCCTATCAGATACGCCGGAGCATGGAAACAAAAATTACCAAAGGACTCTTTTTTGCCGGGCAAATTAACGGCACCACCGGCTATGAAGAAGCAGCATGTCAAGGACTTATGGCCGGAATAAACGCTGCGCGCAAGACTCAGGACAAAGATGAATTTATCCTCAAACGTTCGGAGGCTTACATTGGAGTGCTCATTGATGACCTGATTACTAAAGGTACCGAAGAGCCTTACCGCATGTTTACCTCTCGAGCTGAGCACCGCATACTACTACGTCAAGATAATGCTGACTTGCGACTTACAGAACTGGGACACAAAATTGGGCTCGCCTCTGATGAACGTTTTGAAGCATTCAAAACTAAAAAAGAAGCCATTGACAAAATCCATGATCTCGTAGCTGACTATACCGTATACCCCGAAAAGATGGATCCGATGCTCAAAGAACGAGGCACCTCCACCCTGTCGCAACCGGTTAAAGCAAAAACACTCATCCCCCGCCCTGAACTATCTATTAGAAATATCTTTGAGGCCGACCCAGAGTTAAAAGAAAAAGCCCTTGAAATTACTACCGACGGGCTTGTTTTTGAGCAGGTTGAAATACAGATTAAATATGCCGGCTACATTGAAAAAGAGTTTGAAATGGTAGAAGAAATGAAGAAGCAGGAAGACACTCTTATTCCCGACGAACTCAACTACGATAAGATCAACAGTCTTTCTGCTGAGGGAAAAGAAAAAATGGATCGCATCCGTCCCGAAACTTTGGGACAAGCAAGCAGAATTAGTGGAGTAAGCCCTAGTGACGTATCTGTTCTCATGGTCTATCTGGACAATTAA
- a CDS encoding DUF547 domain-containing protein, with protein sequence MKHVSLIIFTIGIFLMGMTTDQTDVNKVNSTDQVEGSDLYANLSVKLITAVKKGSSYKSIIDSLANVSIEELAQSLDTQGEQKAFWLNVYNAYVQILLKEKPERLKSRNETFGYNFFSSDQVTIAGKKLSLDDIEHGIIRRSKVKQSLGFLNKIGWFTDDFERRMRWDTLDPRIHFALNCGAESCPLIVVYHADRVNEQLDTTAEQFLKSSTEYNKEKNEVAVTPLFSWYRGDFGGKDGIVPFLKRYEVIPEEAHPSVSFKDYSWKVALGEYKKL encoded by the coding sequence ATGAAGCACGTTAGTCTTATAATTTTTACTATAGGTATTTTTCTCATGGGAATGACGACTGATCAAACAGATGTAAACAAAGTAAATAGTACCGATCAGGTGGAGGGTAGTGATCTGTATGCCAATCTTTCTGTAAAATTAATAACAGCAGTTAAAAAAGGCAGCAGTTACAAATCCATTATAGATTCATTAGCTAATGTATCTATAGAAGAGCTAGCCCAAAGTCTTGATACCCAGGGAGAGCAAAAAGCTTTTTGGCTGAATGTTTATAATGCCTATGTGCAGATTTTATTGAAAGAAAAACCCGAGCGCTTGAAGAGCAGAAACGAAACGTTTGGCTATAACTTTTTTTCATCAGATCAGGTGACCATTGCCGGTAAAAAGCTAAGCCTTGATGATATCGAACATGGTATTATTCGTCGGTCCAAAGTTAAACAATCATTGGGTTTTCTTAATAAGATCGGATGGTTTACAGATGATTTCGAAAGGCGAATGCGTTGGGACACGCTCGATCCGCGCATACATTTTGCACTAAATTGCGGAGCTGAAAGTTGTCCTCTTATTGTTGTTTATCATGCCGACCGTGTTAACGAGCAGCTGGATACAACTGCCGAACAATTTCTTAAAAGCAGCACAGAATACAATAAAGAGAAAAACGAAGTAGCGGTAACGCCGTTATTCAGCTGGTATCGCGGTGACTTTGGGGGGAAGGATGGAATTGTGCCTTTCTTGAAAAGGTATGAAGTCATTCCGGAGGAAGCTCACCCATCGGTGTCATTCAAAGATTATAGCTGGAAGGTAGCCCTGGGAGAGTATAAGAAGCTTTAG
- a CDS encoding TrkH family potassium uptake protein has product MNAEKSQLRAIIRDIGGIQLLIGPILLIPGLVSILYGETYSALSFIISSVITTIFGIIAYKSNKKVESNGQSQAMITAAAAWMVTSLFGALPFFIAAHITPVEVAQSFLPAGETYSSSLYNFKSFLHALFESVSSYTTTGLTMSVHEPSVGYGLLFYRSFAQWLGGAGMIVLSLAILRQSGGMYGSALYSIEASGQKIRPNIRQTTQAIWKVYLTVTSLSALYIFISTWVVFPDYDILENLFVAVNHAMTGQSTGGFSTFDDSISGYGSYLMEMIYLLPMILGAISIPLYYKIYEKGSLKELWLDYQGRWLMLLSVIGSAFLVLMLSGIFDFAQSFREGVFQFVSALTTTGWQTADLSTWPVHATLLMATIPMIIGGSTGATVGGIKIFRAYFMAKGFGWRLKQVTQPSNSIIAMSLGTERYSYKEISNDLMEAYVFSMMYLLVLLGGILMSATFMGDNFTLIDAIFESVSAQGTVGLSSGLTSPSMHPVTEVTYIIQMLMGRLELIPILIMLRSFFNQSKT; this is encoded by the coding sequence ATGAATGCTGAAAAAAGTCAACTTAGAGCCATCATAAGAGATATTGGTGGTATTCAATTATTGATTGGTCCCATTTTACTGATACCGGGGTTGGTTTCAATTCTATATGGCGAAACCTACTCTGCCTTGTCCTTTATAATCAGCTCAGTCATTACTACCATTTTTGGAATAATCGCCTATAAAAGTAATAAAAAGGTAGAAAGCAACGGCCAAAGCCAGGCGATGATAACGGCAGCGGCTGCCTGGATGGTAACTTCCCTTTTTGGAGCTCTTCCCTTTTTCATCGCTGCTCATATTACTCCGGTTGAAGTAGCCCAGTCGTTTCTACCAGCCGGTGAAACGTATTCTTCAAGCCTTTACAATTTTAAGAGTTTTCTGCATGCCCTGTTTGAGAGCGTGAGTTCATATACCACCACTGGTTTGACCATGAGTGTACATGAACCTTCCGTGGGGTATGGGCTGCTCTTCTACCGCTCATTTGCGCAATGGTTAGGTGGGGCCGGTATGATCGTCTTGTCACTGGCTATTCTGCGTCAATCTGGAGGGATGTACGGCTCAGCTCTTTATAGTATTGAAGCCAGTGGTCAAAAAATTAGACCCAATATCCGGCAAACCACACAAGCTATTTGGAAGGTCTATCTGACCGTAACCTCACTGTCGGCACTGTATATATTTATCAGCACCTGGGTGGTATTTCCCGATTATGATATCTTGGAAAACCTGTTTGTAGCAGTGAACCATGCCATGACCGGGCAGTCAACGGGTGGATTCAGCACTTTCGATGATAGCATTTCCGGTTATGGTTCATACCTCATGGAGATGATATATCTGTTGCCAATGATCCTCGGAGCCATTTCAATTCCGCTTTACTACAAAATCTATGAAAAAGGCAGTTTAAAAGAACTATGGCTGGACTACCAGGGCCGCTGGCTTATGTTATTAAGTGTAATCGGGTCGGCCTTTTTAGTTCTAATGCTTTCGGGGATATTCGATTTTGCACAATCATTCCGTGAGGGTGTATTCCAGTTTGTTAGTGCGTTGACGACCACCGGTTGGCAAACGGCAGATCTGAGCACCTGGCCGGTTCATGCCACACTATTAATGGCTACGATCCCAATGATTATTGGTGGATCAACGGGAGCTACAGTAGGTGGAATAAAGATTTTTCGGGCGTACTTCATGGCCAAGGGGTTTGGATGGAGGTTAAAACAAGTAACCCAGCCTTCCAATAGCATCATTGCAATGAGCCTCGGGACAGAACGCTACTCTTATAAAGAAATTTCCAATGATCTGATGGAGGCCTATGTGTTTTCTATGATGTATTTGCTGGTATTACTGGGCGGAATCCTTATGAGTGCAACGTTCATGGGAGATAATTTTACGCTGATCGATGCCATTTTTGAATCAGTATCTGCCCAGGGTACCGTAGGGCTATCTAGTGGACTCACAAGTCCCTCAATGCATCCAGTAACAGAAGTAACGTATATTATTCAGATGCTGATGGGACGTCTGGAGCTTATTCCGATACTCATTATGCTTCGCTCATTTTTTAACCAATCCAAGACTTAA
- a CDS encoding potassium channel family protein codes for MTTTDRIKYLIIVGAGRIGNRVIDLATGDGHEVVVIEKNTDLAEQTSSNYDCLVINDDASKMDVLEEAGIEKADALITTTNDDSTNLLVMMLGRRYNVPRLLSSVREPGHIGLFDELDIDSVESPHRLNGEFLYKSMQRPGIKDFMRLDGGGEIVEIELAEHSSLIGKTILDALELEQISEDLIIVAIYRDGELIIPRGNTTFEGGDTVTVLSKEGIGKDIIQTFKA; via the coding sequence ATGACAACAACAGACCGTATTAAGTACCTCATTATTGTGGGGGCTGGCCGAATAGGAAACAGAGTCATTGATCTGGCAACAGGAGATGGTCACGAGGTCGTGGTGATCGAGAAAAATACTGACCTGGCTGAACAGACCAGTTCTAATTATGATTGCCTCGTTATAAATGACGACGCCTCCAAGATGGATGTTTTGGAAGAGGCGGGCATAGAAAAAGCAGATGCATTAATTACCACGACCAACGATGATTCAACCAATCTGTTGGTGATGATGCTGGGACGGCGATATAATGTTCCCCGGTTGTTGAGTTCCGTCAGAGAACCAGGGCATATCGGTTTATTTGACGAATTGGATATCGATTCTGTGGAAAGCCCACACCGACTGAACGGAGAGTTCTTGTATAAATCCATGCAACGACCAGGTATAAAGGATTTTATGCGTCTGGACGGTGGGGGTGAGATTGTTGAGATTGAACTTGCAGAGCATTCCTCGTTGATCGGTAAAACTATATTAGACGCACTGGAATTGGAACAAATCTCCGAAGACCTCATTATAGTCGCCATTTATAGAGATGGTGAACTTATTATTCCCCGGGGAAACACTACTTTTGAGGGTGGAGATACCGTAACAGTATTATCAAAAGAAGGAATAGGCAAAGATATCATTCAAACATTTAAGGCCTAG
- a CDS encoding potassium channel family protein — translation MFKSETKYAVIGLGSFGYTLAKLLSQRGLYVVAIDQDMDKVEKIKDKVAASVSFDATEADLLQKLGVAKVDVAIISVGDENFQAAEYIALELQDRGVNKIYVIVGSEREEQIIQKIGITDVINPKIEAAKNLADEISEQKSEV, via the coding sequence ATGTTTAAATCAGAAACGAAATATGCCGTAATTGGATTAGGTTCATTTGGCTACACCTTGGCAAAACTTTTATCCCAGCGGGGTCTATATGTGGTTGCCATTGACCAAGATATGGATAAGGTTGAGAAGATTAAGGATAAGGTAGCCGCGTCTGTCAGTTTTGATGCAACCGAAGCCGACTTGCTACAAAAGCTTGGAGTAGCTAAAGTAGACGTTGCAATAATCTCAGTAGGGGATGAAAACTTTCAGGCTGCTGAGTACATAGCCTTGGAACTCCAGGATAGAGGGGTCAATAAAATTTACGTAATTGTTGGCTCAGAACGGGAAGAGCAGATTATCCAAAAGATTGGAATTACTGACGTCATTAATCCAAAAATTGAGGCAGCTAAAAATCTTGCAGATGAAATATCAGAACAAAAAAGCGAGGTATAG
- the kdpF gene encoding K(+)-transporting ATPase subunit F, translated as MVLLFLAIGMFGYLFYVLVHPEKF; from the coding sequence ATGGTATTACTCTTTCTAGCAATCGGAATGTTCGGGTACCTGTTTTACGTACTGGTGCACCCGGAAAAGTTCTAA
- the kdpA gene encoding potassium-transporting ATPase subunit KdpA: MDTQLIGIGFIYLLTILLAIPLGKYIARVYRGDHTMMDPALNPLEKLVYKIARITPGREMNWKQHLAALLTINMMWFVWGMVLLATQKGWFWNPAEIANMSPDLTFNTVISFVVNCNLQHYSGESSLTYWSQLGFITFMQFVSAGTGMAAAAAIFKAIKTKQGEKLGNFYRLFVRSCVYVLLPLAIVAGSILVLNGSSMTWEGPDTITTLEGHQQTIAKGPAAAEIAIKQLGTNGGGFFGANSSVPFENPNYITNIAETMAILLIPMAMVFAFGYYTEKRKLAWIFFAVMTVGYLALTTAAVSGEMGGNPAIAQMGVSQELGSMEGTETRFGPAASALWATATTSTSNGSVNSMHDSLMPLGGFATLMGMFINAFYGGVGVGFINFYVFVIIAIFISGLMVGRTPEFLGKKVEAKEMKIATIVALLHPAVILTGTAISAWLITHNPDYGWLNNAGFHGFSEMLYEFSSATANNGSGFEGLGDNTPWWNISTGIALLLGRYVPIIGPVAIAGYLASKQYVPETAGTLKPDTATFGVVLLAVIVIIAALAFLPALVLGPIGEYFMLY; the protein is encoded by the coding sequence ATGGATACGCAATTAATTGGTATTGGCTTTATTTACCTGCTTACAATTTTGCTGGCCATACCACTCGGTAAATATATAGCGCGGGTTTACCGCGGCGATCATACTATGATGGATCCGGCCCTGAATCCGCTGGAGAAGCTGGTATATAAGATCGCCCGGATTACGCCCGGTCGTGAGATGAATTGGAAACAACATCTAGCAGCTCTGCTCACCATCAACATGATGTGGTTTGTCTGGGGGATGGTGTTGCTGGCAACCCAAAAAGGTTGGTTTTGGAATCCGGCTGAAATAGCCAATATGTCGCCGGACCTGACTTTTAATACGGTTATCAGTTTTGTGGTAAACTGTAACCTGCAACACTACTCCGGTGAATCGAGCCTGACCTACTGGTCACAGCTCGGCTTTATTACCTTTATGCAGTTTGTAAGTGCCGGTACCGGGATGGCAGCCGCGGCGGCAATATTCAAGGCTATTAAAACCAAGCAAGGGGAAAAGTTGGGCAACTTCTATCGCTTGTTTGTACGTAGTTGTGTATATGTATTATTGCCACTTGCTATTGTAGCCGGTTCAATTTTGGTATTAAATGGCTCCTCTATGACGTGGGAAGGGCCTGATACTATCACTACTCTGGAGGGTCACCAGCAGACTATTGCTAAGGGACCTGCCGCTGCTGAAATTGCTATAAAACAGCTGGGTACCAACGGCGGGGGATTCTTTGGGGCCAACTCTTCGGTTCCTTTTGAAAACCCTAATTATATTACCAATATCGCAGAAACCATGGCAATTCTGCTTATTCCCATGGCGATGGTGTTTGCTTTTGGATATTACACCGAAAAGCGAAAGCTGGCCTGGATATTCTTTGCGGTGATGACGGTTGGATACTTAGCATTAACAACCGCAGCTGTATCTGGTGAAATGGGAGGAAACCCGGCCATTGCACAAATGGGCGTTTCACAGGAGCTGGGCAGTATGGAAGGGACAGAAACCCGATTTGGTCCAGCAGCCTCTGCACTTTGGGCAACAGCCACCACTTCTACATCTAACGGCTCGGTCAACTCTATGCATGACAGCCTGATGCCCCTCGGCGGATTTGCCACCTTGATGGGTATGTTTATCAACGCTTTTTATGGTGGTGTAGGAGTCGGTTTTATCAACTTCTACGTTTTCGTGATCATCGCCATCTTTATTTCTGGGCTGATGGTAGGACGAACACCGGAGTTCTTGGGCAAAAAAGTGGAGGCCAAGGAGATGAAAATCGCCACCATCGTGGCCCTGCTGCATCCCGCTGTTATTCTGACCGGTACGGCTATTTCGGCTTGGCTTATTACCCATAATCCCGATTATGGCTGGTTGAATAATGCCGGATTTCACGGCTTTTCCGAGATGTTGTATGAGTTTTCTTCGGCCACGGCCAATAATGGATCCGGCTTTGAGGGACTTGGCGACAATACCCCATGGTGGAATATTTCCACAGGGATTGCACTTTTGCTAGGCCGGTATGTGCCAATCATCGGACCTGTTGCTATTGCCGGATATCTGGCTAGCAAGCAGTATGTGCCAGAAACAGCCGGAACGCTCAAACCAGATACGGCTACCTTTGGTGTCGTCTTACTTGCTGTAATTGTAATCATTGCAGCGTTGGCATTTTTGCCAGCATTAGTTCTGGGTCCAATCGGCGAATATTTCATGCTCTATTAA